From the Paenibacillus sp. R14(2021) genome, the window ACCTTGCAGGAGAGCTCCATAAGGAGTTCCAGGTGCAAGGTCACCTATTTTTTGCGTCTTGAGAGGAGGTAGGGGATGAATCGGATCATCCGCAATACTGGCTTTTATTTGATTATTTTTTTGGTGACCGTCGGGATCTTCCAGTTTATTAGCAGTCAGAATGATTCCAGTTCAAAAATCGACTACAGTCAATTCAGGCAGGAGCTGCAAAGCAACAATATTAAGAAGCTCGAGCTTCAGTTCGACGGGTATTCGTATCTGATTTCCGGTGAGTACAAGAAGAAGCCGGATAATGTGGAATCCGCTCAATTCTATACGCATTCCAGCGTAGAGGAATTCGTCGTTAAAGAAATTAACGACGCGCAGGCTTCCAATCATTTCGATATGACGGTTAAGCCGATGGAAGGCCAAAGCATTTGGCTGACGTTCCTAACCTCCATCATTCCGTTCGTTATTATCTTCGTTCTGTTCTTCTTCCTGATTAATCAGGCGCAGGGCGGCGGCGGCAAAGTGATGAACTTTGGCAAGAGCCGTGCGCGTCTCTATAACGAAGAGAAGAAGCGCGTCACATTCGAGGATGTGGCGGGTGCCGATGAAGAGAAGCAGGAGCTTGTCGAAGTTGTTGAGTTCTTGAAAGATCCGCGTAAATTCGCAGCCGTCGGAGCGCGTATTCCGAAGGGTGTTCTGCTGAACGGCCCTCCGGGTACCGGTAAAACGCTTCTAGCTCGCGCAGTTGCAGGAGAAGCAGGCGTTCCGTTCTTCAGCATCTCCGGTTCCGACTTCGTTGAGATGTTCGTCGGTGTCGGCGCATCCCGTGTTCGCGACTTGTTCGAGAACGCGAAGAAGAACGCACCTTGTATTATCTTTATCGATGAGATCGATGCTGTAGGCCGTCAGCGCGGCGCCGGACTCGGCGGCGGACATGACGAGCGCGAGCAGACGCTCAATCAGCTCCTCGTAGAAATGGACGGCTTCGGCGCAAACGAAGGTATTATCATCGTGGCAGCGACGAACCGCCCGGATATTCTTGACCCGGCGCTTCTCCGTCCTGGCCGTTTCGACCGTCAAATTACAGTTGACCGTCCAGACGTAAAAGGCCGCGAAGCGGTGCTGAAAGTACATTCACGCAACAAGCCGCTGGCAAGAGACGTGAAGCTCGATGTCATCGCGAAGCGTACGACTGGCTTTACCGGCGCGGATCTTGAGAACCTGCTGAACGAAGCAGCCCTTCTCGCAGCCCGCCGTAATAAGAAAGACATCGCGATGGTGGAAGTGGATGATGCAATCGATCGTGTTATTGTCGGTACGGAGAAACGCAGCCGCGTTGTCAGCGACCGCGAGAAACGCATCGTTGCTTACCATGAAGCAGGCCATACGATCGTCGGCTACTTCCTGGAGCATGCCGATCAAGTGCATAAAGTTACGATAATCCCGCGGGGAAAAGCAGGCGGCTATGTCATCATGCTTCCGAAGGATGGCGACCGCATGCTGGCAACCAAGCAGGAGCTTCTCGATAAAATCACGGGTCTGCTTGGCGGACGCGTAGCCGAAGAAATCTTCATCGGCG encodes:
- the ftsH gene encoding ATP-dependent zinc metalloprotease FtsH, whose product is MNRIIRNTGFYLIIFLVTVGIFQFISSQNDSSSKIDYSQFRQELQSNNIKKLELQFDGYSYLISGEYKKKPDNVESAQFYTHSSVEEFVVKEINDAQASNHFDMTVKPMEGQSIWLTFLTSIIPFVIIFVLFFFLINQAQGGGGKVMNFGKSRARLYNEEKKRVTFEDVAGADEEKQELVEVVEFLKDPRKFAAVGARIPKGVLLNGPPGTGKTLLARAVAGEAGVPFFSISGSDFVEMFVGVGASRVRDLFENAKKNAPCIIFIDEIDAVGRQRGAGLGGGHDEREQTLNQLLVEMDGFGANEGIIIVAATNRPDILDPALLRPGRFDRQITVDRPDVKGREAVLKVHSRNKPLARDVKLDVIAKRTTGFTGADLENLLNEAALLAARRNKKDIAMVEVDDAIDRVIVGTEKRSRVVSDREKRIVAYHEAGHTIVGYFLEHADQVHKVTIIPRGKAGGYVIMLPKDGDRMLATKQELLDKITGLLGGRVAEEIFIGEIGTGAYSDFKQATSIVRAMIMEYGMSDKLGPMQFGSSQGQVFLGRDIGHEQNYSDAIAYEIDQEMQSIIQACYARAKQLLNDKSKEVHLIAQTLLKEETLELEQIKRLIESGSIGENGEGGSSAGPVSDEPKGEPIVDTIGGVKVRIQGKEAGDLTPPADGNDNGSQQS